The window CGGGCGTTTCACCCCCGCGCAGGCCACCAGCGCGATCGTCGTCTCGTACTACTGGCACTTCGTCGACGTGGTGTGGATCGGACTGTTCGCGACGATCTACTTCGTCAAGTGATGCCGTCCGCACCGTGGCTGCTCGCCACCGCACTCACTCAGTGGCCGAAACGCGCCACGGATGGTTCCCCGACCGACAAGGTGAAACCATGATCGCCTCCGCCGCCGCCCGTCTGGGGCGCCGGTTCCGAAACCGAGCCGGGAAGGCGGGACGCCTCGTCGTCCTGGCCTTGGCGCTCGGGCTGATCGGCGGTGCGTACGCCACGTTCGCGCCGACCGGGCAGGCCGACGAGACGTCCAGCTCGATCGCGGTCCGCGAAGGGCAGAAGCTCTACAACGAGAGCTGCATCAGCTGCCACGGCCAGAACGCCCAGGGCGTGCAGGACCGGGGTCCCAGCCTGATCGGCGTCGGCTCCGCCTCGGTGGAGTTCCAGGTCTCGACCGGACGGATGCCGCTCGCGCGCCAGGAGGCCCAGGGCCAGCGCAAGTACCCGGCGTTCAACGACGAGCAGACCGACCAGCTCGCCGCGTACATCCAGTCGATCGGTGGCGGCCCGGAGATCCCGGAGGGCGACCTCCGCGGTGACGAGGCGCTCGGCGGCGAGCTCTTCCGCGTGAACTGTTCGTCCTGCCACGCGTTCTCGGGCAACGGTGGTGCGCTCTCCTCCGGTAAGTACGCGCCGTCGCTGAAGCCGAGCACCGACCGCCACATCTACGCGGCGATGCTCACCGGCCCGCAGAACATGCCGGTCTTCGGTGACAACCAGCTCACGCCGGAAGAGAAGAAGGCGATCATCGCCTACGTCCAGAGCCAGAAGACGGACGCCGACCCGGGCGGCTGGGGCATCGGCCGGACCGGTCCGGTGCCGGAGATGGTCGTAATCTTCATGGTGGGCATCGTGGTGTGCCTGTTCGGGGCACTGTGGATTGCGGGTAAGTCATGAGTGAGCACGGGAGCGGGTCCGCGGTCGACTTCGATCCGACCGACCCCAAGCACAGCCAGTTCGACCTGGTGCGGGAAGGCGCCCGGCGGGACGGCGTCGAGATCGTCCACTACCAGCCCCGGTTCGCGGTCGCCGGCACCAAGCGCGAGAAGCGGATCGAGCGGACGATCGCGTTCCTGCTCGTGCTGTCCGGCCTCTCCGCGCTGGCGTTCATCGTCGTCTACGTGGCCTGGCCGTACGAGTACGAGCAGGGCTACCACGCCGACAAGCTGTACACGCCGCTGCTCGGCTTCACGATGGGCGTCGCGCTGCTCGCGCTCGGTGCGGCCGTCATCGTCTGGGTCAAGAAGCTGATGCCGGAGGAGGTGGCGGTTCAGGACCGCCACGACAACAACCCCAACCTCGACGAGCGGGCGCTGACCGCCGCGACGATGATGAACATGGTCGACGAGACCGGCATCAAGCGGCGTCCGCTGCTCAAGGGCGCGCTCGCCATCGGTGCGGCTCCCCTGGGCCTGATGGCAGTGGTTCCGCTCGGCGCGCTGATCAAGGACCCGCACGGCGAGGATCAGCCGCTGTGGACCACCGGGTTCAGTGAGGGCGTCCGGCTCGTCCGCGACGACGGCACGCCGATCCGTCCGGGCGAGGTCTCGGCAGGCGGTCTGGAGACCGTGTTCCCCGGCATCCCGCACGGCACCGGCTTGCAGTACGCGGACTCGCCGACGCTCCTGATCCACCTCCGCGAGGAGGACGCGGCCGAGTTCAAGCCGCGCAAGGGCTTCGAGGACGCGCACTACGGCAATTACTTCGCGTTCTCGAAAATCTGCACGCACGCCGGCTGCCCGGCGAGCCTCTACGAGCAGCAGACCAACCGGCTGCTCTGCCCGTGCCACCAGTCGCAGTTCGACGTCAAGGACAGCTGCCGCCCGATTTTCGGTCCGGCCACCCGGCGCTTGCCGCAGCTTCCTATTACCGTGGATGAAGAGGGCTACTTCGTCGCGAAGAGCGACTTCAAGGAAGCCGTCGGACCGGCCTTCTGGGAGCGTCCGTAATGCCGTTGCTGCCGAAGATCAAACCCGCTGCGGTGGGTACCTGGGCGGACGACCGCCTGGACGCCTCGACGCCGATGCGTCGTGTGTTCAACAAGGTCTTTCCGGACCACTGGTCGTTCATGCTGGGCGAGATCGCCCTCTACTCATTCATCGTCCTGCTGCTGACGGGCACGTTCCTGACGCTCTTCTTCACCCCGTCGTCGACCGAGGTGGTCTACGACGGCGCCTACACCCGTCTGCAGGGTGTGGAGATGTCGAAGGCGTACTCGTCGTCGCTCGACATCTCGTTCGAGGTGCGCGGTGGTCTGGTCATGCGCCAGATCCACCACTGGGCCGCGTTGATGTTCGTCGCGGCGATGCTCGTCCACATGTTCCGGACGTTCTTCACCGGTGCGTTCCGGCGTCCCCGTGAGCTGAACTGGGTCATCGGCGTCACGCTGTTCGTCCTGGGCATGTTCGAGGGCTTCCTCGGTTACTCGCTCCCGGACGACGCGCTCTCCGGCACCGGCCTGCGGATCGCCGCGGCGATTCTCTACTCGATCCCGGTCATCGGAACGTGGGCGGCGTTCGCGCTCTTCGGCGGGGAATTCCCGGGTGAGTTCATCATCGAGCGCTTCTACATCATCCACGTGCTGATCCTGCCGGCGCTGATCCTCGGACTGATCGCCGCGCACATGGGTCTGCTGGTCAAGCAGAAGCACACCCAGTTCCCGGGGCCGGGCCGTACCGAGCAGAACGTGGTCGGCCACCGCATGTTCCCGGGATTCGCGGCGAAGGCCGGCGGCTTCTTCTTCCTGGTGTTCGGCGTCATCGCGGCGCTCGGCGGGCTGGTCCAGATCAACCCGATCTGGCTGTTCGGCCCGTACGAGGCGGCGGTCGTGTCGGCCGGATCGCAGCCCGACTGGTACATGATGTGGCTCGACGGCGCGGTCCGTCTGATGCCCGCCTGGGAGTTCCGCAGCTTCGGCTACACGATCCCGGCGATGTTCTGGCCATCGGTCGTCCTGGCCGGCGTGATGTTCACGCTCGCCGGCGCCTATCCCTGGTTGGAGCAACGGTTCAGTAAGGACCGTGCTCATCACAACCTGCTCCAGCGGCCGCGGGACGCGCCTGCCCGTACCGGCCTCGGCATGATGGCGATCAGCTTCTTCATCGTGCTGCTGCTCTCGGGCGGCAACGACATCATCGCCGACAAGTTCAACATCAGCCTCAACGCGACGACGTGGGCGGGCCGGANATGATGGCGATCAGCTTCTTCATCGTGCTGCTGCTCTCGGGCGGCAACGACATCATCGCCGACAAGTTCAACATCAGCCTCAACGCGACGACGTGGGCGGGCCGGATCGGCCTGTTCGTGCTGCCGCCGCTGGCGTACTTCTTCACCTACCGCATCTGCCTCGGTCTGCAGCAGCACGACCGTGAGGTGCTGGCGCACGGTGTGGAGAGCGGCATGATCCGGCGCCTG is drawn from Cryptosporangium minutisporangium and contains these coding sequences:
- a CDS encoding ubiquinol-cytochrome c reductase iron-sulfur subunit; translation: MSEHGSGSAVDFDPTDPKHSQFDLVREGARRDGVEIVHYQPRFAVAGTKREKRIERTIAFLLVLSGLSALAFIVVYVAWPYEYEQGYHADKLYTPLLGFTMGVALLALGAAVIVWVKKLMPEEVAVQDRHDNNPNLDERALTAATMMNMVDETGIKRRPLLKGALAIGAAPLGLMAVVPLGALIKDPHGEDQPLWTTGFSEGVRLVRDDGTPIRPGEVSAGGLETVFPGIPHGTGLQYADSPTLLIHLREEDAAEFKPRKGFEDAHYGNYFAFSKICTHAGCPASLYEQQTNRLLCPCHQSQFDVKDSCRPIFGPATRRLPQLPITVDEEGYFVAKSDFKEAVGPAFWERP
- a CDS encoding cytochrome c; the encoded protein is MIASAAARLGRRFRNRAGKAGRLVVLALALGLIGGAYATFAPTGQADETSSSIAVREGQKLYNESCISCHGQNAQGVQDRGPSLIGVGSASVEFQVSTGRMPLARQEAQGQRKYPAFNDEQTDQLAAYIQSIGGGPEIPEGDLRGDEALGGELFRVNCSSCHAFSGNGGALSSGKYAPSLKPSTDRHIYAAMLTGPQNMPVFGDNQLTPEEKKAIIAYVQSQKTDADPGGWGIGRTGPVPEMVVIFMVGIVVCLFGALWIAGKS